In one Solanum lycopersicum chromosome 11, SLM_r2.1 genomic region, the following are encoded:
- the LOC101260399 gene encoding uncharacterized protein produces MDSFKQTSTGFLYNPDLSTDSESEFSGVLEIHVHHARNIHNICIYNNQDVYAKFSLTYNPDEAISTRIINGGGKNPDFNEDLAMKVSQVDSILKCEIWMLSRAKALMEDQLLGFALVPISSVVGKGKTTQDFSLSSTDLFHSPAGIVKLSLFLNTNNLISVSKNNPSCSPSSSSSISSEVVLLDRNTCQAILDPVEYSRIEFPEISLVKENQEMVSQYFDLGGSFLQLAAFHSHHDDDQQQQPQDDYEMDAMNPSEDDISPKQTSWFLSSSSSLSDERNSADSSPDKHSNDIKKDSIKKENEELKEPHVLFSAPLGNIIKIDAEQSGMQQQIVDMYMRSMQQFTESLAKMKLPMDLDKADQKDHGSSSSDMNNNRKENSRVFYGSRAFF; encoded by the coding sequence ATGGATTCGTTCAAGCAAACATCAACAGGTTTTCTATACAACCCTGATTTAAGTACAGATTCAGAATCTGAATTCTCAGGAGTTCTTGAAATTCATGTCCACCATGCTAGGAACATTCACAATATCTGCATCTATAACAATCAAGATGTGTACGCCAAATTTTCACTTACGTACAATCCTGATGAAGCTATATCAACAAGGATCATAAATGGTGGTGGCAAAAATCCAGATTTCAATGAAGATTTAGCAATGAAAGTTTCCCAAGTTGATTCCATCCTCAAATGTGAAATTTGGATGCTTAGTAGAGCCAAAGCCTTGATGGAAGATCAACTCTTGGGATTTGCTTTAGTTCCTATTTCTTCAGTTGTTGGCAAAGGAAAAACCACTCAAGATTTTAGCCTTTCTTCAACTGATTTGTTTCATTCCCCTGCTGGTATAGTTAAACTGTCCCTTTTCTTGAATACCAACAACCTCATTTCAGTATCAAAAAACAATCCTTCGTGTTCACcgtcatcttcttcttctataaGTTCAGAAGTTGTGTTACTAGACAGAAATACATGTCAAGCTATTCTTGATCCAGTTGAGTATTCAAGAATAGAGTTCCCTGAGATCAGTTTAGTTAAAGAGAATCAAGAAATGGTGTCTCAATATTTTGACTTGGGAGGTTCATTTCTCCAACTTGCTGCATTCCACAGTCATCATGATGATGATCAACAACAACAGCCACAAGATGACTATGAAATGGATGCAATGAATCCATCAGAAGATGATATTTCTCCTAAACAAACTTCTTGGTTCCTTAGCTCCTCAAGTTCTCTAAGTGATGAGAGGAACTCAGCAGATTCCTCCCCAGATAAACACAGCAATGATATCAAAAAGGACtcaattaagaaagaaaatgaagaattgAAAGAACCCCATGTGCTTTTCTCAGCTCCATTGGGGAATATCATCAAGATTGATGCAGAACAATCAGGTATGCAACAGCAGATAGTGGATATGTACATGAGAAGTATGCAGCAGTTTACCGAGTCGTTAGCAAAGATGAAACTACCAATGGACTTGGATAAAGCTGATCAGAAAGATCATGGAAGCTCATCATCAGATATGAACAACAACAGGAAAGAAAATTCAAGAGTATTTTATGGTAGCAGAGCCTTCTTTTGA
- the LOC138339478 gene encoding uncharacterized protein has translation MVTSWLLNSLSKEITDSVIYSRAAKELWMSLEHRFGQSNGTKLFHLKKELNRLVQGTNNIAGYFTKLKRLWDELGSLDSHDKCTCFCVCEGKQKVEKSLEDEMLIQFLMGLNDRYAQARGNILMMNPLPNVNIAYSLILQDENQRRHT, from the coding sequence ATGGTAACATCTTGGCTTCTTAATTCcctttcaaaagaaataacagaTAGTGTTATATACTCTAGAGCTGCAAAGGAACTCTGGATGAGTCTGGAGCATAGGTTTGGTCAATCAAATGGTACTAAACTTTTCCATTTAAAGAAGGAACTTAACAGGCTGGTGCAGGGAACTAACAACATTGCAGGATACTTCACCAAACTCAAGAGGCTATGGGATGAGTTGGGTTCACTTGACTCACATGATAAGTGCACTTGTTTTTGTGTCTGTGAAGGAAAACAGAAAGTGGAAAAATCACTAGAAGATGAAATGCTCATACAATTTCTCATGGGACTCAATGATAGATATGCTCAAGCTAGGGGAAACATTCTTATGATGAATCCTCTTCCTAACGTTAATATTGCTTATTCATTGATTTTACAGGATGAGAATCAAAGGAGACATACATGA